In a genomic window of Quercus lobata isolate SW786 chromosome 4, ValleyOak3.0 Primary Assembly, whole genome shotgun sequence:
- the LOC115987702 gene encoding uncharacterized oxidoreductase At1g06690, chloroplastic encodes MALQVSSATCFFRVFSHGNRRVHTTTVRRGVASEDFAALKSSEEEKLKLGASELKVTRLGIGAWSWGDTSYWNNFEWDDRKLKAAKAAFDTSVDCDITFFDTAEVYGSRLSLGAINSETLLGRFIKERKEKDPKVEVAVATKFAALPWRLGRQSVLNALKDSLCRLGVSSVELYQLHWPGVWGNEGYIDGLGDAVEQGLVKAVGVSNYNERRLRDAYEKLKKRGIPLASNQVNYSLIYRAPEENGVKVACDELGISLIAYSPIAQGVLTGKYSPENPPAGPRSRIYTPEFLTRLQPLLNRIREIGEGYSKTPTQVALNWLIAQENVVPIPGAKTAEQAEEFAGALGWRLADEEIYELRSLASEIRPVTGFPVENL; translated from the exons ATGGCATTGCAAGTTAGCAGTGCTACATGCTTTTTTCGTGTTTTCAGTCATGGGAATAGGAGAGTTCACACGACAACAGTAAGAAGAGGCGTCGCCTCTGAGGACTTCGCTGCTTTGAAATCGTCAGAGGAAGAGAAGCTGAAGTTGGGGGCCTCTGAATTGAAGGTCACAAGGCTTGGGATTGGAGCTTGGTCTTGGGGTGACACCAGCTATTGGAACAACTTTGAATGGGATG ATAGAAAATTGAAGGCTGCTAAGGCTGCATTTGATACTAGTGTTGACTGTGATATAACCTTCTTTGATACTGCTGAAGTTTATGGCTCTCGG CTCTCATTGGGTGCCATAAATTCAGAAACTCTATTAGGAAG ATTTAttaaggaaaggaaagaaaaggatCCAAAAGTGGAGGTTGCTGTTGCAACCAAGTTTGCAGCTTTGCCATGGAGACTGGGCCGTCAAAGTGTCCTCAATGCCCTTAAGGATTCCCTCTGTCGTCTTGGAGTTTCTTCAGTGGAACTCTATCAACTCCATTG GCCTGGAGTATGGGGGAATGAAG gGTATATTGATGGTCTTGGAGATGCTGTTGAGCAGGGCCTAGTGAAGGCTGTTGGTGTTTCAAACTACAATG AGAGGCGACTTCGTGATGCATATGAAAAGCTTAAAAAAAGAGGAATCCCACTGGCTTCAAACCAAGTCAATTACAGCCTTATATACAGGGCTCCGGAGGAGAATGGTGTAAAGGTTGCCTGTGATGAACTTGGGATATCTTTGATTGCATATTCACCAATAGCTCAAG GTGTTCTTACGGGAAAGTATTCGCCAGAAAATCCACCAGCCGGTCCTAGAAGCCGGATTTACACTCCTGAGTTTCTAACAAGG CTTCAACCTCTGCTGAACAGAATCAGAGAAATAGGAGAGGGCTACAGTAAAACTCCCACACAG GTAGCCCTCAACTGGCTTATAGCACAGGAGAATGTTGTGCCAATACCTGGAGCCAAAACAGCAGAGCAAGCTGAGGAATTTGCAGGTGCACTAGGCTGGAGGCTTGCTGATGAAGAAATATATGAGCTGCGCTCTCTGGCCTCAGAGATCAGACCTGTAACCGGTTTCCCTGTTGagaacttgtaa